Below is a genomic region from Treponema sp. OMZ 798.
AGGAAACTCAGAAAATCCTGTAGCCGAAACGGTTTTGATAGACAGAATCGGAAACCCTTCAGTCGCTAAAATTGTTGCAAAGGTTATAAGATGTAACAATATTCAAACTACACAGCTTCCGGCCGAAGGCGAATACGGAAGCGAAACCAATGTTGACTTTACCCTGATTTTGGGTTCGGATTTTAACGGTTTTTTTGTTGTCGAGAAAAAAGAGGACAAAAAAGATAATGATGAAAATGATAAGGATAAAAACTGATGATAAAAAATTTTGACTTTTATGCTCCTGCCTTGGAGCTTGGAAAATTATTGCGCGATTTTAAGGGTGAAAATGTTGTTGTCTTTGATTTACGGGATAAAAACATTTGGACCGATTTTTTTGTAATTTGTACCGTAACCAGTGCCGCTCATTCGGGAGGCTTGGAAAAACGTGTGTACGAATTCTTACCTGAACACAACTTGGAAGAATATCACACCAAGCGTAAATCTCCCGACGGCGATGAGTGGAGACTTATAGATTTGGGCGGTATTGTTGTTCACCTTATGAGCGAAACGGCCCGTAATTTTTACAGCCTTGAAAAAATTTGGTTCGATTCAAAAAATATTCTTGAGGACTAAATCCGATAAGAAGATTTAAAAATGAAAAAATCGGAGCGTTTTAAAAATTATCTTTCTCTTTTTGCCGGTTTTTTTAAGATAGGTCTTGTAACCTTCGGCGGCGGCCTTGCTATGCTTCCCATATTAAAAAGAGACTTGGTTGATTCCAAGGGCTGGGTAACCGAGGCTGAAATCTTGGATTATTTTGCAATAGGGCAGAGTACTCCGGGAATTATAG
It encodes:
- the rsfS gene encoding ribosome silencing factor, giving the protein MIKNFDFYAPALELGKLLRDFKGENVVVFDLRDKNIWTDFFVICTVTSAAHSGGLEKRVYEFLPEHNLEEYHTKRKSPDGDEWRLIDLGGIVVHLMSETARNFYSLEKIWFDSKNILED